GCAAAAAATCTTCTGGAATATCCATTGAAGTTTTAACATTGTCGAATTTACCAAGCTTTGCAAGAGAAAGAGAGTCTCTTTTATCATTTTTCACTTTTCTAATATTAAAATTCCTGTTAGAATTAGATATCAGAGGATTTATCACAGATATATCCTTCTGGTTTTTTCTAAGGAAATGAAGAAGAGTTAAGTGATATATTCCCGTGCTTTCACAAAATAACTTGGGACTATCACCAAACTCTTCTTCTATTTTATTAATAAGATTTACAAGCTTGGTTAGTCCATCAAGATTATGATGAAACTTCAAATTTTTTTATAAATATCTCCATTAGGAGATAGAATTGTAACAACTGAGAAGTTTGCAGCAACATCAATTCCAGCAACAGGTACGTTATAATAATTAGCCATAGTAAGTTCCTTTCTATCCAAAATGAGAGTAATATTGTGAGTCATTAACCTTGTTCGTTACCCGAATAGTTCTCTTGCTTATGATCAAGAGAAATTCAACCAGCTAAACCAATGAAACTCACATAATTACAGACTACGTCACGAATATAAACTCTTAAGAGTCATTCAAGGGGCGTACGTATATCTCTCATAGCATTATGTTACTATGAATTTAGAGTAAGGTTAAGTGGTTGAACTTCTATTCAATCACAAACAATACTTCTGAATACCTAACTATTATTCGTTTTAATCCTTATTCATTTTTTATATCTTAATTATACAAGGGGCTGGTCTTGTACCAGCCTTTTGTATTGTGTTTTACTTCAGTAAAGAAATAAAATTCATAATAATCCTAGCAGTTAACCCCCAAATAATTCGATGCTGATAGTAGTAAAAGGGTACGTCAAAATTCCCCCTATGCCAAGTGTATTCACGTCCATTGGGTATTTGGTCGTATGGAAAGGTTTCGTCGGGGTGACAATTAACAGCTACTAAATAGGTGTCTGGCTGTGTGTTAATAAAAAAATGTAAAGGTACAGTAAAAATTTCAGATACCTCACTTGCATTTGGGTGCATATCATTTAAACTACAGTTTACTTCAGCCAAACCGGTATGAATAGTTTTAGTATGAGAAGCAGAGACAATATCTAACTCACAAATCCAATTAAAACAGGTTTTAGCTATGCCTAGTTCCTCAGTAGACTCTCTTATAGCGGCCTCTTGCCAAGTCTCTTTATTCTCAACTCTTCCGCCCGGAAAAGATATTTCACTGGGTTGGTTTTTGAGCGTGGCTGCTCTTACTTCAAATAATAAATGAAGCTTATTGTTGATTTCAACTAAAGGCACAAGAACTGAATAGTGCTTATGTTTGTAAGCATAGGTTTCTGTTCTATTTTGTAATTTGTTTTTAATTTCTGTTATATGCATTTATATCTCTTCCCATGG
This Clostridium sp. 'deep sea' DNA region includes the following protein-coding sequences:
- a CDS encoding transposase, with the protein product MKFHHNLDGLTKLVNLINKIEEEFGDSPKLFCESTGIYHLTLLHFLRKNQKDISVINPLISNSNRNFNIRKVKNDKRDSLSLAKLGKFDNVKTSMDIPEDFLHLKFLVREYYNRIDDRANVKKEFSNSLNVYYPGLKKAFSNICSKTALAFFENYPTPQSFIDAVQDDVIHLLRTTAKCGLEWSNKKYLELLQIANEALF
- a CDS encoding CoA pyrophosphatase; protein product: MHITEIKNKLQNRTETYAYKHKHYSVLVPLVEINNKLHLLFEVRAATLKNQPSEISFPGGRVENKETWQEAAIRESTEELGIAKTCFNWICELDIVSASHTKTIHTGLAEVNCSLNDMHPNASEVSEIFTVPLHFFINTQPDTYLVAVNCHPDETFPYDQIPNGREYTWHRGNFDVPFYYYQHRIIWGLTARIIMNFISLLK